One stretch of Campylobacter sp. CCS1377 DNA includes these proteins:
- the rlmN gene encoding 23S rRNA (adenine(2503)-C(2))-methyltransferase RlmN translates to MKELINILDFLPQELEEKIKPMFRVKQIYQWIYQKYASNFSDMSSLPKDLRLELAQIYHFSPLKCVKNEQSKDGSIKYLFELVDGLRVESVLLPMKEEKFDEEGKRISHTRYTICVSSQVGCKSGCSFCLTAKGGLKRNLSAGEIVGQILWIKKQNNIPYERRVNIVYMGMGEPLDNLKNVSKAVKILAQNDGLAISPRRQTISTSGLAKQIKELGQMNLGVLLAISLHAVNDELRSELMPINKAYNIAAIMEAVHEFPIDQRKRVMFEYLLIDGINDKIEHAKELVKLLNGIKAKVNLILFNPHEGSLYKRPSLENAIKFQDLLSAKGVTCTIRESKGLDISAACGQLKERAK, encoded by the coding sequence TTGAAAGAACTCATTAATATTTTAGATTTTTTGCCCCAAGAATTAGAAGAAAAAATTAAACCAATGTTTCGCGTGAAACAAATTTATCAATGGATATACCAAAAATACGCAAGCAATTTTTCTGATATGTCAAGTTTGCCTAAGGATTTGCGTTTAGAGCTTGCACAAATTTATCATTTTTCGCCCCTTAAATGCGTTAAAAATGAGCAAAGTAAAGATGGAAGCATAAAGTATCTTTTTGAACTTGTCGATGGTTTAAGAGTAGAAAGTGTGCTTTTGCCGATGAAAGAAGAAAAATTCGATGAGGAAGGCAAAAGAATTTCGCACACAAGATATACTATTTGCGTTTCATCTCAAGTTGGCTGTAAAAGTGGTTGTAGTTTTTGCCTTACTGCTAAAGGAGGATTAAAAAGAAATTTAAGCGCTGGAGAAATAGTCGGACAAATTTTGTGGATCAAAAAACAAAATAATATCCCTTACGAACGCCGTGTAAATATAGTTTATATGGGTATGGGCGAACCGTTAGATAATCTTAAAAATGTCTCAAAAGCAGTAAAAATCTTGGCGCAAAATGATGGACTTGCTATAAGCCCACGCAGACAAACCATAAGCACAAGTGGCTTGGCTAAACAAATCAAAGAACTAGGGCAAATGAATTTGGGCGTTTTACTTGCTATTTCACTGCATGCAGTAAATGATGAGCTAAGAAGCGAATTAATGCCAATCAATAAAGCCTATAATATCGCTGCGATTATGGAAGCAGTGCACGAATTTCCTATAGATCAAAGAAAAAGAGTGATGTTTGAATACCTTTTAATCGATGGTATTAATGATAAAATAGAACATGCAAAAGAATTAGTCAAACTTTTAAATGGTATAAAAGCAAAGGTAAATTTAATACTTTTTAATCCACACGAAGGCAGTTTATACAAGCGTCCTAGTCTTGAAAATGCGATTAAATTCCAAGATTTGCTAAGTGCTAAAGGTGTAACTTGCACCATAAGAGAAAGCAAAGGGCTTGATATATCAGCAGCTTGTGGGCAGCTTAAAGAAAGGGCAAAATGA
- a CDS encoding radical SAM protein, whose amino-acid sequence MIDTTKLLENKLFQERYIKANIAWYFSYLNGKRGLSRIYKVPYAALMKKFFLQKYFEKRVKNGIIDIPYLELVLTTKCTMRCQSCNNLMQYFSPSNQYSCTLEGIKKSLELLLSKVDSIARVRIIGGEPLLFKDLPQLVDYLDLQKKILTFDILTNATINFKDELVQRFKKSKKVRKISISDYRQAPNLKIPLKQESILKKLKENKIAFSYNTTDHWYDTEKIYKRGRSKEEIIKNYHHCKMPCVSLMTSEGENLKGKELAPNGAIFVCPISSSLTRLKGLDEFAGDFLNLDDDKERFFEFYTQDFYKACDYCRDFSKPYKKIPIAIQTNKVLKLEKED is encoded by the coding sequence ATGATAGATACGACAAAATTACTTGAAAATAAACTTTTTCAAGAAAGATATATCAAAGCAAATATTGCTTGGTATTTTTCTTATCTAAATGGAAAAAGAGGACTTTCTAGAATTTACAAAGTCCCTTACGCAGCCTTAATGAAAAAGTTTTTCTTGCAAAAATATTTCGAAAAACGCGTTAAAAATGGAATTATCGACATACCTTATCTTGAGCTTGTTTTAACCACAAAATGCACTATGCGTTGTCAGTCGTGCAATAATTTAATGCAGTACTTCTCCCCAAGCAATCAATACTCTTGCACGCTTGAAGGCATTAAAAAATCCCTTGAGCTTTTACTTTCTAAGGTAGATAGCATAGCAAGGGTTAGGATTATAGGTGGTGAGCCTTTGTTATTTAAAGACTTACCACAACTTGTGGATTATTTAGATTTACAAAAAAAGATTTTAACCTTTGATATTTTAACCAATGCTACTATTAATTTTAAAGATGAATTAGTGCAAAGATTTAAAAAATCTAAAAAAGTGAGAAAGATAAGTATTTCAGATTATAGACAAGCCCCAAATTTAAAAATTCCACTAAAACAAGAAAGCATACTCAAAAAACTTAAAGAAAATAAAATCGCATTTTCTTATAATACAACCGATCATTGGTATGATACTGAAAAAATTTACAAAAGAGGACGCAGCAAAGAAGAGATTATCAAAAATTATCATCATTGCAAAATGCCTTGCGTAAGCTTAATGACAAGTGAAGGAGAAAATCTAAAAGGCAAAGAACTAGCCCCAAATGGAGCAATTTTTGTATGTCCAATTTCAAGCTCTCTAACAAGGCTTAAAGGCTTAGATGAATTTGCGGGTGATTTTTTAAATTTAGATGACGATAAAGAAAGATTTTTTGAATTTTATACCCAAGATTTTTACAAAGCCTGTGATTATTGTAGAGATTTTAGCAAACCTTATAAAAAAATCCCAATAGCTATACAAACTAACAAGGTTTTAAAACTAGAAAAAGAAGACTAG
- a CDS encoding glycosyltransferase family 9 protein, producing MRKLPNRGGYRLRIGYYCPDALGDMIASLDMLYAIKHIYNAKIIVFAKNNTFSLLKNLTFIDTIEILKNPTSKDNIAKINQHNLDYILSYKANTFLIKQFIKSNAKKIITRLKIRSFFSIKCRTIWIKLITRLYKKRTERDRLLFYARKINTKIFDEKIKNLEFKTQIQSNLTHKNLITNFLNQSKIKDFIILNPFSITSNSTLDTISFLKLAKNIKQNYPKISIIVPTYDLVHDDFMDKLLGYDKNLLKEIVIFKNNDDILNLAELISRSICVISPSTGLIHIATNLKISSIALYPPKDEIFWPTYNNDYVFIKKSKDELSEDEKRELIVDITRRLEKYL from the coding sequence ATGCGAAAATTACCAAACAGGGGGGGGTATAGGCTTAGAATAGGTTATTATTGCCCAGATGCCCTAGGCGATATGATAGCAAGCTTAGATATGCTTTACGCAATCAAACACATATATAACGCAAAAATCATTGTCTTTGCAAAAAATAATACTTTTAGTCTCTTAAAAAATTTAACTTTTATCGACACAATTGAAATTTTAAAAAATCCTACAAGCAAAGATAATATAGCAAAAATCAATCAACACAATTTAGATTATATTCTTTCTTATAAAGCCAATACTTTTTTAATTAAACAATTTATCAAAAGCAATGCCAAAAAGATCATTACTAGATTAAAAATCAGAAGCTTTTTTTCTATAAAATGTAGAACAATTTGGATAAAACTCATCACTCGCCTTTATAAAAAAAGAACAGAAAGGGATAGATTGCTTTTTTATGCTAGAAAAATAAATACTAAGATTTTTGATGAAAAAATCAAAAATTTAGAGTTTAAAACACAAATTCAAAGCAATTTAACACATAAAAATCTAATCACAAATTTTTTAAATCAAAGCAAAATTAAAGATTTTATAATACTCAATCCTTTCAGTATCACTTCAAATTCTACCTTAGACACAATTTCTTTTTTGAAATTAGCCAAAAATATCAAGCAAAATTATCCAAAAATCAGCATTATTGTGCCTACTTATGATCTAGTTCATGATGATTTTATGGATAAACTTTTAGGATATGATAAAAATTTACTCAAAGAAATTGTGATTTTTAAAAATAATGATGATATTTTAAACTTAGCAGAGCTAATTTCAAGATCAATTTGCGTGATAAGCCCAAGCACGGGTCTCATACATATCGCTACAAATTTGAAGATTTCTAGTATAGCGCTTTATCCGCCAAAAGATGAGATATTTTGGCCTACCTATAATAATGATTATGTTTTTATAAAAAAATCTAAAGATGAGTTAAGTGAAGATGAAAAACGAGAACTTATCGTAGATATCACAAGAAGACTAGAAAAATATCTCTAG
- a CDS encoding MFS transporter has protein sequence MRKKQYKFHINDTKLDKKMVELTERGGFKIALFSMAAMTVLGSVVIASALPAINKHFEEILQNQSGIIANFTLEHLDILTRLVLTIPAIFVVILSPIAGLLMDKFGKLKFIFPAMVIWTLAGISGFFLNDIYAILISRSIFGIATAFIMTGASALLGDYYSRGGFNRRENALSWQGFYCAVGGAIFISIAGYVSSYSWRYPFLVYSLGILITLLAFFYLFEPRKFKFYNHTKAEAKTNYWQFLPIYFIGFFIMVVYYISPTQLPYYIENHLGLDPKYIGISMSISAFCYGIFSLSYKSIVKRINIKTIYILTLLIVASAFLLLYFIHDFLAVLVALALLGMGGGIMLVNNSAYLFSICPENARARAYGILASCMFLGQFLSPIISQPIVRQIGLINAFLVWAVMIYFVGMIFLFMKTKSN, from the coding sequence ATGAGAAAAAAACAATACAAATTTCATATAAATGACACAAAATTAGATAAAAAAATGGTTGAACTTACAGAACGGGGCGGCTTTAAAATAGCCCTTTTTTCTATGGCAGCCATGACGGTTTTAGGAAGTGTGGTGATAGCCTCGGCTCTACCTGCTATCAATAAACATTTTGAAGAAATACTGCAAAATCAAAGCGGAATAATAGCTAATTTTACTTTGGAACATTTAGATATTTTAACGCGTTTGGTGCTAACTATACCGGCGATTTTTGTTGTGATTTTATCGCCTATTGCTGGCTTGCTTATGGATAAATTTGGTAAATTAAAATTCATTTTTCCTGCGATGGTTATTTGGACTTTGGCCGGAATTTCTGGATTTTTTCTCAATGATATTTATGCCATACTTATTTCTAGATCGATTTTTGGAATAGCTACGGCTTTTATTATGACAGGTGCTTCGGCCTTACTTGGGGATTATTATAGTAGGGGTGGATTTAACCGAAGAGAAAATGCACTTTCTTGGCAAGGGTTTTATTGTGCTGTGGGTGGGGCGATTTTTATCTCCATAGCCGGTTATGTTTCAAGTTATTCTTGGCGTTATCCTTTTTTAGTTTATTCACTTGGAATTTTAATCACACTTTTGGCATTTTTTTATCTTTTTGAGCCAAGGAAATTTAAATTTTACAATCACACAAAAGCAGAAGCAAAAACGAATTATTGGCAATTTTTACCTATATATTTTATAGGTTTTTTCATTATGGTTGTATATTATATATCGCCTACACAATTGCCTTATTATATAGAAAATCATCTAGGACTTGATCCAAAATACATAGGAATTTCTATGTCAATTTCTGCATTTTGCTATGGTATTTTTTCTCTAAGTTATAAAAGTATTGTCAAAAGGATTAATATTAAAACTATTTATATCTTAACGCTTTTAATTGTGGCAAGTGCTTTTTTACTTTTGTATTTTATCCATGATTTTTTAGCTGTTTTAGTGGCTTTAGCTTTACTTGGAATGGGTGGCGGGATAATGCTTGTAAATAATTCAGCCTATCTTTTTTCAATCTGCCCTGAAAATGCTAGGGCAAGGGCTTATGGCATTTTAGCGAGTTGTATGTTTTTAGGGCAATTTTTAAGCCCTATTATTTCTCAACCTATCGTCAGACAAATAGGACTTATTAATGCCTTTTTGGTTTGGGCTGTGATGATTTATTTTGTTGGTATGATTTTTTTATTTATGAAAACAAAATCAAATTAA